Proteins from a genomic interval of Medicago truncatula cultivar Jemalong A17 chromosome 3, MtrunA17r5.0-ANR, whole genome shotgun sequence:
- the LOC11417975 gene encoding UDP-glycosyltransferase 76F1 isoform X2: MMVFVVLFLMLLFILLKLFVLSLGFLGLFLGLVGLLLFLFLLLFRFSEKRVIFLFKLQSCNLKYDALRRVSKNSMLTFVENLESRMEEAVEDLPPLKVKDLPVFQSKEPEAFYKLVCRFIDECKKSSGIIWNTFEELESSALTKLRQDFSVPIYPIGPFHKYSLAGSNSTSLLTPDKTCISWLDKQEHKRVVYVSFGSIVAISEAEFLEIAWGLVNSNQPFLWAIRPGTIRGSEWLEPLPSGFLENLGERGYIVKWAPQEQVLKHPAVGAFWTHNGWNSTLESVCEGVPMICMPSFGDQKINAKYASDVWKVGVQLEGKLERGEIEKVIRKLMVGDEGNEIRENVMNLKEKANVCLKEGGSSYSFLDSLVSEILSLKSSTSRAH; encoded by the exons ATGATggtgtttgttgttttgtttctgATGCTGCTCTTTATTTTACTCAAGCTGTTTGTGTTGAGTTTGGGATTCCTAGGATTGTTCTTAGGACTGGTGGGGcttcttcttttcttgtttttgctTCTTTTCCGATTCTCAGAGAAAAGGGTTATTTTCCTGTTCAAG ctTCAAAGCTGCAATTTGAAGTATGACGCACTGAGACGAGTCTCTAAAAATTCCATGTTGACTTTTGTTGAAAATCTAGAATCTCGAATGGAGGAAGCTGTGGAGGATCTTCCACCACTCAAAGTGAAAGACCTTCCTGTGTTTCAGTCGAAAGAACCTGAGGCATTCTACAAACTAGTTTGTCGCTTTATCGATGAATGCAAGAAATCCTCAGGGATTATTTGGAACACCTTTGAAGAGTTGGAATCATCTGCATTAACAAAATTGCGCCAAGATTTTTCTGTGCCAATATACCCTATAGGCCCTTTCCACAAATACTCTCTTGCTGGCTCAAATTCTACTAGCTTATTAACACCAGACAAAACCTGCATTTCTTGGTTAGACAAACAAGAACATAAAAGAGTTGTTTATGTGAGCTTTGGGAGTATTGTAGCAATAAGCGAGGCCGAGTTCTTGGAGATAGCTTGGGGGTTAGTCAACAGCAATCAACCTTTCCTGTGGGCGATTCGACCCGGGACAATCCGCGGATCAGAATGGCTTGAACCATTGCCAAGTGGGTTCTTAGAAAATTTGGGAGAAAGAGGGTATATTGTGAAATGGGCTCCTCAAGAACAAGTGCTGAAGCATCCTGCAGTTGGTGCATTTTGGACTCATAATGGTTGGAATTCAACTTTGGAGAGTGTTTGCGAAGGTGTTCCAATGATTTGTATGCCATCTTTTGGAGACCAAAAGATTAATGCCAAGTATGCAAGTGATGTTTGGAAGGTTGGAGTGCAATTAGAGGGTAAGCTTGAGAGGGGAGAGATTGAGAAGGTAATTCGAAAACTAATGGTTGGAGATGAAGGTAATGAGATTAGAGAGAATGTCatgaatttgaaagaaaaggcTAATGTTTGCTTGAAAGAAGGTGGTTCTTCTTATAGTTTCCTTGATTCCTTGGTTAGTGAAATATTGTCGCTTAAATCTTCTACATCTAGAGCTCATTGA
- the LOC11415844 gene encoding uncharacterized protein, whose product MKKLSPNLDREDGLETVLEVPIPEEIFTHKSGTMKAWQNVKFWMKPNAAEAKAASMTAVFGGRNSEIQLLLGVVGAPLIPSPIINSSDNYQLITPSIKDQRIEVSMAKYIMKQYVAAVGGERALNSVDSMYAMGQVKMATSEFSSGERGVNSNNNNKKMVKVKNVEMKGEMGGFVVWQKRPELWCLELVVSGNKISAGSDGKVAWRQTPWHHSHASRGPPRPLRRFLQGLDPRSTANLFSTSVCIGEKTVNKEDCFILKLEAESSALRARSNSNVEIVRHTVWGYFSQRTGLLVQLEDSHLLKLKSSETDCVYWETNMESLIQDYRTVDGIQIAHAGKTKVSLFRFGEGPETRSRTRMEEVWQVEEVDFNIKGLSIDCFLPPSDLKREQEETGQCGGGVVTGTNAKLPYKIRSASFRISTSKVAAVNLDDSCTTSESDEDF is encoded by the exons atgaagAAGCTTAGCCCTAATCTTGATAGAGAAGATGGTCTTGAAACTGTGCTTGAAGTTCCTATACCAGAGGAAATTTTTACACATAAGAGTGGAACCATGAAAGCTTGGCAGAATGTGAAGTTTTGGATGAAGCCAAACGCAGCAGAAGCAAAAGCTGCTTCCATGACAGCAGTGTTTGGAGGAAGAAACTCAGAGATTCAGCTTTTGTTAGGTGTTGTAGGAGCTCCATTAATTCCTTCACCTATCATCAATTCTTCTGACAATTACCAACTCATCACTCCCAGCATTAAAGACCAACGTATT gAAGTTTCAATGGCTAAATATATAATGAAACAGTATGTGGCTGCAGTGGGAGGAGAAAGAGCATTGAATTCAGTGGATAGTATGTATGCAATGGGACAAGTGAAAATGGCAACTTCAGAGTTTTCTTCAGGGGAAAGGGGTGtgaatagtaataataataataagaagatGGTGAAGGTGAAGAATGTTGAGATGAAAGGAGAGATGGGTGGTTTTGTAGTGTGGCAGAAGAGACCAGAGTTATGGTGTTTAGAGTTGGTGGTTTCTGGTAACAAGATTAGTGCAGGAAGTGATGGAAAAGTTGCTTGGAGACAAACTCCTTGGCATCATTCTCATGCTTCCCGTGGTCCACCTAGACCTCTTAGACGTTTCTTACAG GGTCTTGATCCAAGGTCAACAGCTAATTTATTCAGCACCTCAGTATGCATTGGGGAGAAAACAGTGAACAAAGAAGACTGTTTCATATTGAAACTCGAAGCAGAGTCATCAGCGCTACGAGCAAGAAGCAACAGCAACGTAGAGATAGTTCGACACACAGTGTGGGGATACTTCAGCCAGAGAACAGGTCTATTAGTGCAGCTAGAAGACTCACACTTGCTCAAACTCAAGTCCTCAGAAACTGACTGCGTATACTGGGAAACCAATATGGAGTCACTAATACAAGACTATAGAACCGTCGATGGCATTCAAATAGCACACGCCGGGAAAACAAAGGTGTCCTTGTTTAGGTTTGGTGAAGGACCTGAGACACGTTCGAGGACACGAATGGAAGAGGTTTGGcaagttgaagaagttgattttaatattaaagGTTTGTCTATTGATTGTTTTTTACCTCCTAGTGATTTGAAGAGAGAACAAGAAGAAACAGGACAGTGTGGCGGTGGTGTGGTTACTGGTACTAATGCTAAGTTGCCTTATAAGATTCGTTCCGCTTCTTTTAGGATAAGTACTTCTAAAGTAGCAGCTGTGAACTTGGATGATTCTTGTACTACTAGTGAGAGTGATGAGGATTTCTAA
- the LOC11417975 gene encoding UDP-glycosyltransferase 76B1 isoform X1 has protein sequence MEQQKEIAKGHKIILMPSPFQGHITPLLQLATILHSKGFSITIVHTVFNSPNPSSYPHFTFHPLHGALSDTEASKVDAVHLTEVINVRCVQPLKECLTMLLDKEDDGVCCFVSDAALYFTQAVCVEFGIPRIVLRTGGASSFLVFASFPILREKGYFPVQESRMEEAVEDLPPLKVKDLPVFQSKEPEAFYKLVCRFIDECKKSSGIIWNTFEELESSALTKLRQDFSVPIYPIGPFHKYSLAGSNSTSLLTPDKTCISWLDKQEHKRVVYVSFGSIVAISEAEFLEIAWGLVNSNQPFLWAIRPGTIRGSEWLEPLPSGFLENLGERGYIVKWAPQEQVLKHPAVGAFWTHNGWNSTLESVCEGVPMICMPSFGDQKINAKYASDVWKVGVQLEGKLERGEIEKVIRKLMVGDEGNEIRENVMNLKEKANVCLKEGGSSYSFLDSLVSEILSLKSSTSRAH, from the exons ATGgaacaacaaaaagaaatagCCAAAGGACACAAAATAATCTTAATGCCATCACCATTTCAAGGCCACATAACACCATTACTCCAACTAGCAACCATTCTCCATTCAAAAGGCTTCTCAATCACCATTGTTCACACAGTTTTTAACTCTCCAAACCCTTCTTCTTACCCTCACTTCACTTTCCACCCTCTCCACGGTGCCTTGTCCGATACGGaagcttcaaaggttgatgcagtgCATCTTACTGAGGTTATTAATGTTAGATGTGTGCAGCCTTTGAAGGAATGTTTGACTATGTTGTTGGATAAGGAAGATGATggtgtttgttgttttgtttctgATGCTGCTCTTTATTTTACTCAAGCTGTTTGTGTTGAGTTTGGGATTCCTAGGATTGTTCTTAGGACTGGTGGGGcttcttcttttcttgtttttgctTCTTTTCCGATTCTCAGAGAAAAGGGTTATTTTCCTGTTCAAG AATCTCGAATGGAGGAAGCTGTGGAGGATCTTCCACCACTCAAAGTGAAAGACCTTCCTGTGTTTCAGTCGAAAGAACCTGAGGCATTCTACAAACTAGTTTGTCGCTTTATCGATGAATGCAAGAAATCCTCAGGGATTATTTGGAACACCTTTGAAGAGTTGGAATCATCTGCATTAACAAAATTGCGCCAAGATTTTTCTGTGCCAATATACCCTATAGGCCCTTTCCACAAATACTCTCTTGCTGGCTCAAATTCTACTAGCTTATTAACACCAGACAAAACCTGCATTTCTTGGTTAGACAAACAAGAACATAAAAGAGTTGTTTATGTGAGCTTTGGGAGTATTGTAGCAATAAGCGAGGCCGAGTTCTTGGAGATAGCTTGGGGGTTAGTCAACAGCAATCAACCTTTCCTGTGGGCGATTCGACCCGGGACAATCCGCGGATCAGAATGGCTTGAACCATTGCCAAGTGGGTTCTTAGAAAATTTGGGAGAAAGAGGGTATATTGTGAAATGGGCTCCTCAAGAACAAGTGCTGAAGCATCCTGCAGTTGGTGCATTTTGGACTCATAATGGTTGGAATTCAACTTTGGAGAGTGTTTGCGAAGGTGTTCCAATGATTTGTATGCCATCTTTTGGAGACCAAAAGATTAATGCCAAGTATGCAAGTGATGTTTGGAAGGTTGGAGTGCAATTAGAGGGTAAGCTTGAGAGGGGAGAGATTGAGAAGGTAATTCGAAAACTAATGGTTGGAGATGAAGGTAATGAGATTAGAGAGAATGTCatgaatttgaaagaaaaggcTAATGTTTGCTTGAAAGAAGGTGGTTCTTCTTATAGTTTCCTTGATTCCTTGGTTAGTGAAATATTGTCGCTTAAATCTTCTACATCTAGAGCTCATTGA